Within the Streptomyces sp. YIM 121038 genome, the region CCCGAGTCGTTGCCGATGGCGAGGGCCTGCGGGGCCGCGACGGCCGACATGCCCGCGACGGACGCGGCGATGGCGGCGGAGGCCAGGACCTTCTTCATGTGGGTTCCCTTCGGAAAGTGGCTCCGTTACGGAGCGCGTGATGATCAACTGAGTGATGGCGCCGGAGTTGCGCCCCTCGACCCGGTCGGACCATTAGTGAGGTCATCGCTCAAAACGTGGAATCGTGGCACCGACCGGGTGTCGCTCGGGTATTACAGGGGTGTCGCCCGCGCGTATCCGAAGCGACCACCCGCTGTTTTGCCGGGCGGGCAATCAGGTACGTAGGTCAAGTACGCAAAAGGCGATCGAGTACGTAAGACAGCGAAAGCTTCACGGTGTCGAGGTGAGGGCATGAGCAACCCTGGCGGAAAATGGCAGAGGCAGGGTGTCATTCCGGTCAGCAGGCGTTCCTCGGAATGCCGCGTTGAGCCGATCTATGAATCACTTCTGCACAAGTGGAGTGCTCAGGGAAAGACAGTTCCGGGCCGACCCGATCAGGAGTGGCAGAAGCTCGTGGGACGTGACTTCTGGCCCCGGTCCTGAGTCGGCCCGGGCCCGGTGCGGGGCGCCCCCTCACAGCACAGCGGGCCGCCGAGGAGAGCGTGGCGGCCCGCTGGTACCGGGGGCGACGGGCGGACGTCAGTGGTTGCCCACGCCGTTGCCGGACAGGACGGGAATGTCGTTGAGGATGTGCGACAGCGGCTCGTCGCCCTTGGCCTGCGTCGAGTTCTCGACACACTGCTGGTTCTGCGGCGCCGACAGGATCGGGATGTCCTGGACGGCGACCGGGACCACGCCGACGATCGAGCCCACGTTGGCCTTGGCCGGCAGGCCGATGCAGGGCTTGTTGAACGAGCCCTGGATGAGTGCCATCTGCGGGCTCATGTTGCCGTGCGTGGCGAAGTTGCCGAACTCCTGCGAAGCGCCGTTGCCGCTCGCCGAGGTGGTGCCGTGGTCGTTGCCGATGGCGCTCGCGGTGGGTGCCATCGCGGCGGTCATGCCTACTGCGGAAGCGGTGACCGCGGTCGCGGCCATTACCTTCTTGAGCACAGGATTTCCCTTCTGATGAGCCCCGTCTCAGCCCCTTCCAGGAGCACTTTGGGTAACTACCGCTATGGCCAGTGGTTGCTCCGGTTCACTCGGATGGCCCACCTGCGGGATATGAACCTCCTACTTCCCTGCAGAGATGGGTGGAAGTAGAAGAAATGACAAAAGGACAAGGGTGGTGCGATCAGCTGATTTCTGTGCTGCGGACGTGTTGTCGGTGCGGTGTCGAGTCCTCTCCGGGAAAAGGATCCGATGGGGTGAACGTGCGCAACCGTGCGCCTGGTAGGCCTGTTGAACCGGGCTGAAGCAAGCCGTGTCTCTGTCCAGGAAAAGGAACAGGAAATGCTTAAGAAGTCAATGGCAGCGGCCGCGGTCGCCGCGTCCGTCGTCGGAATGTCTGCCGCCGCCGCGCCCACCGCGCTGGCCATTGGTGACGACAACGGCACCCACTCGATGAGCGGCAACGACGCCAAGCAGG harbors:
- a CDS encoding rodlin — its product is MLKKVMAATAVTASAVGMTAAMAPTASAIGNDHGTTSASGNGASQEFGNFATHGNMSPQMALIQGSFNKPCIGLPAKANVGSIVGVVPVAVQDIPILSAPQNQQCVENSTQAKGDEPLSHILNDIPVLSGNGVGNH